GGGTACGCATCAGTTCAGCTCCTCGGCGTCCTGGTTGAGTTGTCGCTGGGCGGCCTGGCCGCTCATGGCCATGGACAGCACCGCCATGCGCACGGCGATGCCGTAGGTGACCTGGTTGAGGATCACTGACTGGGCGCCGTCGGCCACGGCGGATTCGATTTCCACGCCGCGGTTGATCGGGCCGGGGTGCATGACGATGGCGTCGGGCTTGGCCAGGGCCAGTCGTTGGGTGCTGAGGCCGTAGAGGCGGTAGAACTCGCCTTCGCTGGGTAGCAGGCCGCCCTGCATGCGCTCGCGTTGCAGGCGCAGCATGATCACCACGTCGACATCCTTCAGGCCTTCGCTGAGGTCGGTGTAGACCTTCACGCCGTACTGCTCGACCCCCACCGGGATCAGCGTCTTGGGCCCGATCACGCGGATGTCGCGGCAGCCCAGGGTGCGCAGGGCGAGCATGTTGGAGCGGGCCACCCGGGAGTGCAGGATGTCGCCGACGATGGCCACCGAGAGGTTCTCGAAGTCGCCCTTGTGGCGGCGGATGGTGAGCATGTCCAGCATGCCCTGGGTCGGGTGGGCGTGGCGGCCGTCACCGCCGTTGATGATGGCCACGTCGGGGCACACGTGCTCGGCGATGAAGTGGGCGGCGCCGGAGTCGGCGTGG
This genomic window from Pseudomonas furukawaii contains:
- a CDS encoding aspartate carbamoyltransferase catalytic subunit, producing MPTDAKRPLQLNDQGQLRHFLSLDGLPRELLTELLDTADSFLEVGARAVKKVPLLRGRTVCNVFFENSTRTRTTFELAAQRLSADVITLNVSTSSTSKGETLFDTLRNLEAMAADMFVVRHADSGAAHFIAEHVCPDVAIINGGDGRHAHPTQGMLDMLTIRRHKGDFENLSVAIVGDILHSRVARSNMLALRTLGCRDIRVIGPKTLIPVGVEQYGVKVYTDLSEGLKDVDVVIMLRLQRERMQGGLLPSEGEFYRLYGLSTQRLALAKPDAIVMHPGPINRGVEIESAVADGAQSVILNQVTYGIAVRMAVLSMAMSGQAAQRQLNQDAEELN